In Streptomyces chartreusis, the following proteins share a genomic window:
- a CDS encoding HAD family acid phosphatase: MHKPLRIAAVATACAVAGAALYGAGAATAGQSTANSTHEPYNIGLLTKDIDTYYGTTLDAAGVYQASPDSPYAKDLARIDAAARKYIDKAARKARHHGEKPAVVFDIDDTLLLSLDYEKKTNYTYNGTTWAEYVNKADRPAVFGSAELVRYAEGKGVEVFYNSGLSEAQRTAAVENLKKIGADVNLDAGHMFLKDKANPPAYLAECATPGTWNCTTVQYKSGTRQHIEDDLGYEIVANFGDQYSDLDGGYADRTYKLPNPTYFVS, translated from the coding sequence ATGCATAAACCACTGCGTATCGCGGCCGTCGCCACCGCCTGTGCCGTAGCCGGTGCCGCCCTCTACGGCGCCGGCGCCGCCACGGCCGGACAGTCGACCGCGAACAGCACGCACGAGCCCTACAACATCGGTCTGCTGACCAAGGACATCGACACCTACTACGGCACCACGCTCGACGCGGCCGGCGTGTACCAGGCGTCCCCGGACAGCCCGTACGCCAAGGACCTCGCCCGGATCGACGCGGCCGCGCGCAAGTACATCGACAAGGCGGCCCGCAAGGCGCGCCACCACGGCGAGAAGCCGGCCGTCGTCTTCGACATCGACGACACGCTGCTGCTCAGCCTCGACTACGAGAAGAAGACCAACTACACGTACAACGGGACCACTTGGGCCGAGTACGTCAACAAGGCCGACCGCCCGGCGGTCTTCGGCAGTGCCGAGCTGGTGCGGTACGCCGAGGGCAAGGGCGTCGAGGTGTTCTACAACTCGGGCCTGAGCGAGGCGCAGCGGACCGCCGCCGTCGAGAACCTGAAGAAGATCGGCGCCGACGTGAACCTCGACGCCGGCCACATGTTCCTCAAGGACAAGGCGAACCCGCCGGCCTACCTCGCCGAGTGCGCCACGCCCGGCACCTGGAACTGCACGACCGTGCAGTACAAGTCCGGCACCCGGCAGCACATCGAGGACGACCTCGGCTACGAGATCGTCGCCAACTTCGGCGACCAGTACAGCGACCTGGACGGCGGGTACGCCGACCGCACGTACAAGCTGCCCAACCCGACGTACTTCGTGAGCTGA
- a CDS encoding pectate lyase — protein MTAQTEQRVRHRRKVTRRRAVIAGVSALGITGAALVATTSLLSTAGAATSWPTENGSKPVSRTIPVSGTYDGGLARFYGTGDLGGSGQEEGQDPIFELADGAVLKNVIIGSPAADGVHCKGSCTLQNVWWLDVGEDAATFKGKSSSAVYTVHGGGAKNADDKVLQFNGAGKLVVTKFRVENFGKLVRSCGNCSTQYKRTIIINDVDVTAPGKSIVGINSNYGDTAALRKIRVHGDSGKKIKTCTRFEGNSSGKEPKELGSGPDGTSCRFSSSDITYQ, from the coding sequence ATGACTGCACAGACCGAACAGCGCGTCCGGCACCGCCGCAAGGTCACCAGGCGGCGGGCGGTGATCGCCGGCGTCTCCGCGCTCGGCATCACCGGCGCGGCCCTCGTCGCCACCACCTCGCTGCTGTCGACGGCCGGCGCGGCCACGTCCTGGCCGACGGAGAACGGCAGCAAGCCGGTGTCGAGGACAATCCCGGTGTCGGGCACCTACGACGGCGGGCTGGCGAGGTTCTACGGCACCGGGGACCTGGGCGGCAGCGGCCAGGAGGAGGGCCAGGACCCGATCTTCGAGCTGGCCGACGGCGCGGTCCTCAAGAACGTCATCATCGGCAGCCCGGCCGCGGACGGGGTGCACTGCAAGGGTTCCTGCACTCTGCAGAACGTGTGGTGGCTGGACGTCGGCGAGGACGCGGCCACCTTCAAGGGCAAGTCGTCGTCGGCCGTGTACACGGTCCACGGCGGTGGCGCGAAGAACGCCGACGACAAGGTCCTCCAGTTCAACGGCGCGGGCAAGCTGGTCGTGACCAAGTTCCGCGTCGAGAACTTCGGCAAGCTGGTGCGCAGTTGCGGCAACTGCTCCACGCAGTACAAGCGCACGATCATCATCAACGACGTGGACGTCACCGCGCCGGGCAAGTCGATCGTCGGCATCAACTCCAACTACGGCGACACGGCCGCGCTGCGCAAGATCCGTGTCCACGGCGACAGCGGCAAGAAGATCAAGACCTGCACCCGCTTCGAGGGCAACAGCAGCGGCAAGGAACCGAAGGAACTCGGCAGCGGTCCGGACGGAACCTCCTGCAGGTTCTCGTCATCTGACATCACGTACCAGTGA
- a CDS encoding SigE family RNA polymerase sigma factor: MGTVVDDAAAVEFHAFFERHYAELSRLAHLLTGEADAADDLAADALLALWHRWDRVRAADHPAAYARGVVANLARTRIRSAVRERRRVALFWSQREEKAENPDVAGVVDVQEALRGLPFRKRACVVLRHAFDLSEKDTALALGISVGTVKSQTSKGMAELQRLLGTRQAPLRVHAAALGAAPRPLAVESLGDRAGDARGRNR; the protein is encoded by the coding sequence GTGGGCACGGTCGTCGACGACGCCGCCGCCGTGGAGTTCCACGCCTTCTTCGAGCGCCACTACGCCGAACTCTCCCGCCTGGCCCATCTGTTGACGGGCGAGGCGGACGCCGCCGACGACCTCGCGGCGGACGCGCTGCTCGCGCTGTGGCACCGCTGGGACCGGGTGCGTGCGGCCGACCATCCGGCGGCCTACGCCCGCGGGGTCGTGGCCAACCTGGCCCGCACCAGGATCCGCAGCGCGGTCCGGGAACGCCGGCGGGTCGCCCTGTTCTGGTCGCAGCGCGAGGAGAAGGCGGAGAACCCGGATGTGGCGGGCGTCGTCGACGTCCAGGAGGCGTTGCGTGGACTGCCGTTCCGCAAACGCGCCTGTGTGGTGCTGCGGCACGCGTTCGACCTGTCCGAGAAGGACACGGCACTCGCCCTGGGCATCTCCGTCGGTACGGTGAAGAGCCAGACCTCGAAGGGGATGGCCGAGCTCCAGCGGCTGCTCGGGACCCGGCAGGCTCCGCTCAGGGTGCATGCCGCGGCGTTGGGGGCGGCTCCCCGCCCGCTCGCGGTGGAGAGCCTGGGGGACCGCGCCGGGGACGCCCGAGGAAGGAACCGATGA
- a CDS encoding NCS2 family permease, whose amino-acid sequence MSESQKVADRSSAPPPGGNGVDRYFRISERGSTFAREIRGGFATFFTMAYILVLNPIILGSAKDKFGHQLDAVQLTTATALVAAVMTIIMGVGGNLPLALAAGLGLNAVVAFQIAPLMAWDDAMGLIVLEGLLICVLVVTGLREAVMHAIPQPLKQAISVGIGLFIAFIGFVDAGFVSRIPDAANTTVPVQLGGIGRLTGWPILVFCAGVLLTIALLARKVKGAILISIVTMTVAAMIINSIADIKAWGLTTPAWPDKLVDTPDFGLLGDFSLFGAFGETTAITVVLLIFTLVLSDFFDTMGTVVGVSAEAGLLDDEGKVPNLGRVLLIDGAAAAAGGAASASSATSYIESAAGVGEGARTGFSNLITGGLFALALFLTPLLTIVPLQAAAPALVAVGFLMMTQVKHIDWDKYEIAIPAFLTIAVMPFTYSITNGIGAGFVAFVLIKTVLGKAKEIHWLMWGTSALFLVYFAIDPIEQILGVK is encoded by the coding sequence ATGTCCGAATCGCAGAAGGTGGCCGACCGGTCAAGTGCCCCACCGCCAGGGGGGAACGGCGTCGACCGGTACTTCAGGATCTCCGAACGGGGATCCACCTTCGCCCGGGAGATACGGGGCGGCTTCGCCACGTTCTTCACGATGGCCTACATCCTTGTCCTGAATCCCATCATTCTCGGCAGCGCGAAGGACAAGTTCGGCCACCAGCTGGACGCGGTCCAACTCACCACCGCCACCGCCCTGGTGGCCGCCGTCATGACGATCATCATGGGCGTCGGCGGCAACCTGCCGCTCGCGCTCGCCGCCGGCCTCGGCCTGAACGCCGTCGTCGCCTTCCAGATCGCCCCGCTCATGGCGTGGGACGACGCGATGGGTCTGATCGTCCTGGAAGGCCTGTTGATCTGTGTGCTGGTGGTGACCGGTCTGCGCGAGGCCGTCATGCACGCCATCCCGCAACCGCTGAAACAGGCGATCAGCGTGGGCATCGGCCTGTTCATCGCGTTCATCGGCTTCGTCGACGCCGGGTTCGTCAGCCGGATCCCGGACGCCGCGAACACCACCGTGCCGGTTCAGCTCGGCGGCATCGGCCGGCTCACCGGGTGGCCGATCCTCGTGTTCTGCGCCGGAGTCCTGCTGACGATCGCGCTGCTCGCCCGCAAGGTGAAGGGCGCGATCCTGATCAGCATCGTGACGATGACCGTCGCCGCGATGATCATCAACTCGATCGCCGACATAAAGGCCTGGGGCCTGACCACACCCGCGTGGCCCGACAAGCTGGTCGACACCCCGGACTTCGGACTCCTCGGCGACTTCAGCCTGTTCGGGGCGTTCGGCGAGACCACCGCCATCACCGTCGTGCTGCTGATCTTCACGCTGGTGCTGTCGGACTTCTTCGACACCATGGGCACCGTCGTCGGCGTCAGCGCGGAGGCCGGTCTCCTCGACGACGAGGGCAAGGTGCCGAACCTCGGCCGGGTGCTGCTGATCGACGGTGCCGCGGCGGCCGCGGGCGGAGCGGCCTCGGCGTCCTCGGCGACCTCCTACATCGAGTCGGCGGCCGGCGTCGGCGAGGGCGCCCGCACGGGCTTCTCCAACCTGATCACCGGCGGCCTCTTCGCCCTCGCCCTGTTCCTCACCCCGCTGCTCACCATCGTCCCGCTCCAGGCCGCGGCGCCCGCGCTGGTCGCCGTCGGCTTCCTGATGATGACGCAGGTCAAGCACATCGACTGGGACAAGTACGAGATCGCCATCCCGGCGTTCCTGACCATCGCCGTCATGCCGTTCACCTACTCGATAACCAATGGCATCGGCGCGGGCTTCGTCGCGTTCGTGCTCATCAAGACGGTGCTCGGGAAGGCCAAGGAGATCCACTGGCTGATGTGGGGGACGTCGGCGCTGTTCCTGGTGTACTTCGCGATCGACCCGATCGAGCAGATCCTCGGCGTGAAGTGA
- a CDS encoding peptidoglycan D,D-transpeptidase FtsI family protein, whose amino-acid sequence MNKTIRRASVFTLLLVFALLVRATWVQFYDGKALAEDKDNRRNTIALYSEPLGNIVVGGESITGSARTKSGDLAYKRTYTDGSLYAAVTGYSSQAFGATQLEGIYRDLLDGTDNRLKSVLDTVTNKRSEPGNVITTIDPDVQKAAYDALGDKKGAAVAIDPATGKILAVVSTPSYDPSRITTGDSAAWKELTKDSDKPMTNRALRQPLPPGSTFKLVVAAAALEDGLYSSVDEKTDSPDPYPLPDSSSKLTNENPSAPCEDASIRVALQYSCNNVFGSLAVDLGQDKVRAMAEKFGFNDASQDVPVRAYESVYPKDMDKAQTGLSGIGQFDVTATPLQMAMVSAAIANDGKLVSPHMVSQITDSGGNALENYDDSADTTEIVSSSTAEQLQSAMQTVVEDGTGTNAQIAGATVGGKTGTAQHGENNSKTPYAWFTSYGKADGKEVAVAVLVEQSDAARSEVSGNGLAAPVAKAVMEAALR is encoded by the coding sequence ATGAACAAGACGATCAGGCGGGCGTCCGTCTTCACGCTGCTGCTGGTGTTCGCTCTGCTGGTCAGGGCGACCTGGGTGCAGTTCTACGACGGCAAGGCACTCGCGGAAGACAAGGACAACCGACGGAACACGATCGCGCTGTACAGCGAGCCGCTCGGCAACATCGTCGTGGGCGGAGAGTCGATCACCGGCTCGGCCCGCACGAAGAGCGGTGACCTCGCCTACAAGCGGACGTACACGGACGGCTCGCTGTACGCCGCCGTGACCGGCTACAGCTCGCAGGCGTTCGGCGCCACCCAGCTGGAGGGGATCTACCGGGATCTGCTGGACGGCACCGACAACCGGCTCAAGAGCGTGCTGGACACGGTCACCAACAAGCGGTCCGAGCCGGGCAACGTGATCACGACGATCGACCCGGACGTGCAGAAGGCCGCGTACGACGCGCTCGGCGACAAGAAGGGCGCGGCCGTCGCGATCGACCCGGCCACCGGGAAGATCCTGGCGGTCGTCTCGACCCCGTCGTACGACCCGTCGCGGATCACCACGGGCGACTCCGCCGCCTGGAAGGAGCTGACGAAGGACTCCGACAAGCCGATGACGAACCGGGCGCTGCGCCAGCCGCTGCCGCCGGGTTCGACGTTCAAGCTGGTCGTGGCGGCCGCCGCGCTGGAGGACGGGCTGTACTCGTCGGTGGACGAGAAGACGGACAGCCCGGATCCGTACCCGCTGCCTGACTCCAGCAGCAAGCTGACGAACGAGAACCCGTCCGCCCCCTGCGAGGACGCCTCGATCCGGGTCGCTCTGCAGTACTCGTGCAACAACGTCTTCGGCAGCCTGGCCGTCGACCTGGGGCAGGACAAGGTGCGGGCGATGGCCGAGAAGTTCGGCTTCAACGACGCGTCGCAGGACGTGCCGGTGCGGGCGTACGAGAGCGTCTACCCCAAGGACATGGACAAGGCGCAGACCGGGCTGTCCGGCATCGGCCAGTTCGACGTCACGGCGACGCCCCTGCAGATGGCCATGGTGTCCGCCGCCATCGCCAACGACGGCAAGCTGGTCTCGCCGCACATGGTGTCCCAGATCACCGACAGCGGCGGCAACGCGCTGGAGAACTACGACGACTCGGCCGACACGACGGAGATCGTCAGCTCCTCCACCGCCGAGCAGCTCCAGTCGGCGATGCAGACGGTCGTGGAGGACGGCACCGGCACGAACGCGCAGATCGCCGGCGCGACGGTCGGCGGCAAGACGGGTACCGCCCAGCACGGCGAGAACAACAGCAAGACGCCGTACGCCTGGTTCACGTCGTACGGCAAGGCCGACGGCAAGGAGGTCGCCGTGGCGGTCCTGGTCGAGCAGTCGGACGCGGCCCGCTCGGAGGTCAGCGGCAACGGGCTGGCCGCGCCGGTGGCCAAGGCGGTCATGGAGGCGGCACTGCGATAG
- a CDS encoding response regulator transcription factor, protein MTTCPPVRIVLADDERMVRSALRAILSAEPDLEVVGEAASGAEAVSVVRELRPDVVLMDVRMPEIDGIRATEQILATLDDPPRIVVVTTFENDSYVYDALRAGAAGFLLKRSDADALVQAVRLVSHTDTLLFPSAVRALAAEHARAYRTPPPWVARLTGRESDVLRLMAQGLTNAEIARRMEVGPATVKSHVAAVLAKTGTRDRTQAVIAAYEAGFMNAR, encoded by the coding sequence ATGACGACCTGCCCGCCCGTCCGGATCGTCCTCGCCGACGACGAGCGCATGGTGCGCAGCGCCCTGCGCGCCATCCTGTCCGCCGAGCCGGACCTGGAGGTGGTCGGCGAGGCGGCGTCCGGGGCCGAGGCCGTGTCGGTCGTGCGGGAGCTGCGGCCAGACGTCGTCCTCATGGACGTCCGGATGCCGGAGATCGACGGCATCCGCGCCACCGAGCAGATCCTGGCCACCCTCGACGACCCGCCCCGCATCGTCGTCGTCACCACCTTCGAGAACGACTCCTACGTGTACGACGCCCTGCGGGCCGGAGCCGCCGGGTTCCTGCTGAAGCGGTCGGACGCCGACGCGCTCGTCCAGGCCGTACGGCTGGTCTCGCACACCGACACCCTGCTGTTCCCGTCGGCGGTACGCGCCCTGGCGGCCGAGCACGCGCGCGCGTACCGCACGCCGCCGCCCTGGGTGGCGCGGCTCACAGGGCGGGAGAGCGATGTGCTGCGGCTGATGGCGCAGGGTCTGACCAACGCGGAGATCGCACGGCGGATGGAGGTCGGTCCGGCGACCGTGAAATCGCACGTGGCGGCGGTCCTGGCGAAGACCGGCACCCGGGACCGCACCCAGGCGGTGATCGCCGCGTACGAGGCGGGCTTCATGAACGCCCGATGA
- a CDS encoding sensor histidine kinase: MNGFLRLLFGRQARLRWIHLILGGALAMPYVFVGQLVVGPAMDSRYVFNDLPLQLLSFAVGLPLAAVTAAVFPLTRPLESGAVRSLCGIGADRLAHGPARTWAAKGRAAAWFTLHLGFGGIISGMSLAVPPFAGFLTALPLLVWLGGDTLVELPGPLDHTWVLALAPVAGVATMLALAGCAAVSGTLLARWAPVLLGPAPEDRLAAAEARAADLAVRNRLARELHDSVGHALSAVTLQASAARRVLDTDPEFVREALAAIEDTTRRTVGELDAVLGVLRDGDAPGTAPAPTLAGDLAGLLRRTRACGLRVTSTVGVDPEALPPVLSREAYRIVQEGLSNALRHAGDATSVSLSIGIADGHLEITVENPLERAPSCRPGGGHGLRGIADRARLLGGTAEAGPERGAWRLHVRLPMKGPA, from the coding sequence GTGAACGGCTTCCTCCGTCTGCTGTTCGGCCGGCAGGCGCGGCTGCGCTGGATCCATCTGATCCTGGGCGGTGCGCTCGCCATGCCGTACGTCTTCGTGGGCCAGCTCGTCGTGGGCCCCGCCATGGACTCCCGGTACGTGTTCAACGACCTGCCGCTCCAACTCCTGTCCTTCGCCGTCGGGTTGCCCCTGGCCGCGGTCACCGCCGCCGTGTTCCCGCTGACCCGGCCGCTGGAGTCGGGTGCCGTGCGGTCGCTGTGCGGCATCGGGGCGGACCGGCTGGCCCACGGCCCCGCGCGGACGTGGGCGGCGAAGGGGCGTGCGGCGGCCTGGTTCACGCTGCATCTCGGGTTCGGCGGGATCATCTCGGGGATGTCGCTGGCGGTGCCGCCGTTCGCCGGGTTCCTGACCGCGCTGCCGCTGCTGGTGTGGCTGGGCGGGGACACCCTCGTCGAGCTGCCCGGGCCCCTCGACCACACCTGGGTACTGGCGCTCGCGCCGGTCGCGGGCGTGGCGACGATGCTGGCGCTGGCCGGCTGCGCGGCGGTCTCCGGCACGCTCCTGGCCCGCTGGGCGCCGGTACTGCTCGGTCCCGCGCCGGAGGACCGGCTCGCGGCTGCCGAGGCGCGCGCCGCCGACCTCGCCGTGCGCAACCGGCTCGCACGCGAGCTGCACGACTCCGTGGGCCATGCGCTGAGCGCCGTCACCCTTCAGGCGAGCGCGGCCCGCCGGGTGCTCGACACCGACCCGGAGTTCGTCCGTGAGGCGCTCGCCGCGATCGAGGACACGACCCGGCGCACGGTCGGCGAACTCGACGCCGTCCTCGGCGTGCTGAGGGACGGCGACGCACCCGGTACGGCCCCGGCGCCCACCCTCGCCGGGGACCTCGCAGGTCTGCTGCGGCGCACGCGCGCGTGCGGGCTTCGGGTGACCTCGACGGTCGGCGTCGACCCGGAGGCCCTGCCGCCCGTCCTGTCCCGCGAGGCGTACCGGATCGTGCAGGAGGGGCTGAGCAACGCCCTCAGGCACGCCGGTGACGCGACGAGCGTGAGCCTGAGCATCGGGATCGCCGACGGGCACCTGGAGATCACCGTCGAGAATCCGCTGGAGCGGGCCCCGTCCTGCCGTCCCGGCGGCGGTCACGGCCTGCGCGGCATCGCCGACCGGGCCCGGCTGCTGGGCGGCACGGCCGAGGCCGGCCCCGAGCGGGGAGCGTGGCGGCTGCACGTACGACTGCCCATGAAGGGACCCGCATGA
- a CDS encoding GNAT family N-acetyltransferase, with amino-acid sequence MDVELREVHDSDLPVFYRQMNDPEALRMAAFTPKDPADRDAFDAHWSRIRSSAYVLRTILADGDVVGSAAVYGEPGEREVTYWVDRAYWGRGVATAALRGLLTEVPERPLYARTAADNEGSLRVLTKCGFEVRARARGFANARGEEIDELVLTLLG; translated from the coding sequence ATGGATGTGGAACTGCGCGAGGTGCACGACAGCGATCTGCCGGTCTTCTACCGCCAGATGAACGACCCCGAGGCCCTGCGGATGGCGGCCTTCACCCCCAAGGACCCGGCGGACCGGGACGCGTTCGACGCGCACTGGAGCCGGATCCGGTCCTCCGCGTACGTGCTGCGCACGATCCTGGCCGACGGTGACGTGGTCGGGAGCGCGGCGGTGTACGGGGAGCCCGGCGAGCGGGAGGTGACCTACTGGGTCGACCGCGCGTACTGGGGCCGCGGGGTGGCCACGGCCGCCCTGCGCGGACTGCTCACCGAGGTGCCCGAACGCCCGCTGTACGCACGGACCGCGGCGGACAACGAGGGCTCGCTGCGGGTGCTGACGAAGTGCGGCTTCGAAGTCAGGGCCCGCGCGCGGGGGTTCGCGAACGCGCGCGGCGAGGAGATCGACGAGCTGGTCCTGACGCTGCTGGGCTGA
- a CDS encoding IclR family transcriptional regulator, protein MSAGETGGGAQVKSAVRTVELLEYFAGRPGMHSLAAVQEAVGYPKSSLYMLLRTLVELGWVETDATGTRYGIGVRALLVGTSYIDGDEVVAAARPTLDRLSDDTTETIHLARLDGTNVVYLATRQSQHYLRPFTRVGRRLPAHSTSLGKALLSTYSDEQVRKMLPETLPALTENTITDREKLIEELHQVREQGFAVDREENTLGLRCFGVAIPYRTPARDAISCSVPVARLTPAHEQMVKDALFDARDRLTLATRRL, encoded by the coding sequence ATGTCGGCAGGCGAGACGGGCGGCGGAGCGCAGGTCAAGTCCGCGGTACGGACGGTTGAACTGCTCGAATACTTCGCCGGGCGCCCCGGCATGCACTCCCTCGCGGCGGTCCAGGAGGCCGTCGGATACCCCAAGTCCAGCCTCTACATGCTGCTGCGCACACTCGTGGAACTGGGCTGGGTGGAGACGGACGCGACCGGCACCCGCTACGGCATCGGCGTGCGGGCGCTGCTGGTCGGCACCTCGTACATCGACGGCGACGAGGTGGTCGCGGCGGCCCGCCCGACCCTGGACCGGCTGTCGGACGACACCACGGAGACCATCCACCTGGCGCGTCTGGACGGCACGAACGTCGTCTACCTCGCCACCCGCCAGTCCCAGCACTACCTGCGCCCCTTCACCCGGGTCGGCCGCCGGCTGCCCGCGCACTCGACCTCCCTCGGCAAGGCGCTGCTGAGCACGTACTCGGACGAGCAGGTCCGCAAGATGCTCCCGGAGACGCTGCCCGCGCTGACCGAGAACACGATCACCGACCGCGAGAAGCTGATCGAGGAGCTCCACCAGGTCCGCGAGCAGGGCTTCGCCGTGGACCGCGAGGAGAACACCCTGGGCCTGCGCTGCTTCGGCGTGGCGATCCCGTACCGCACTCCCGCCCGCGACGCGATCAGCTGCTCGGTGCCGGTGGCCCGGCTGACGCCCGCGCACGAACAGATGGTGAAGGACGCGTTGTTCGACGCGCGGGACAGACTGACACTGGCCACTCGTAGGCTCTGA
- a CDS encoding aldehyde dehydrogenase (NADP(+)), translating to MAAAPVWSVDPRTGKQREQVAVEATAQEVDTAVRAAHEARGSLADRTVRSAFLRTAADRLQTAKDQLVEAADAETALGPVRLTGELARTCYQLRAFADIVDEGAFLDVVINHPDDTATPPVPDLRRYKVSLGVVAVYSASNFPFAFSVAGGDTASALAAGCPVVVKAHPDHPALSELVAKVLRIAAAEHGIPAGVVGLVHGFEAGIELIRHPLLAAAGFTGSVRGGRALFDAAAARPVPIPFHGELGSLNPVVVTEAAATERGEAIGTGLAGSMTLGVGQFCVKPGLVLVPSGAAGDGLLKSLTDAVSDTDAGVLLDHRMRDNFIAGVAERTELPDVQSPVTPGAGGEHTVSAGFLTVAADRLTTEGAYDLLLEECFGPVTVVARYDDDAQAQAVLSRLPGNLTATVHLSAEEAAGEGRGAEILAELTPLAGRVLVNGWPTGVAVAPAQHHGGPYPATTSTSTSVGGTAIERWLRPVVYQGAPAALLPAELRDENPLGLPRRFNGRLER from the coding sequence GTGGCAGCAGCACCAGTCTGGAGTGTCGACCCCCGAACCGGGAAGCAGCGTGAACAGGTTGCGGTGGAGGCCACAGCCCAGGAGGTGGACACCGCCGTCCGCGCCGCGCACGAGGCGCGCGGCTCCCTCGCCGACCGCACGGTCCGCTCGGCGTTCCTGCGCACCGCCGCCGACCGGCTCCAGACGGCCAAGGACCAGCTCGTCGAGGCCGCCGACGCCGAGACCGCGCTCGGCCCGGTCCGCCTCACCGGCGAACTCGCCCGCACCTGCTACCAGCTGCGTGCCTTCGCGGACATCGTCGACGAGGGCGCCTTCCTCGACGTCGTCATCAACCACCCCGACGACACCGCGACCCCGCCGGTCCCCGACCTGCGCCGCTACAAGGTGTCCCTCGGGGTCGTCGCCGTCTACTCGGCGTCCAACTTCCCCTTCGCCTTCTCCGTCGCCGGCGGCGACACCGCCAGTGCGCTGGCCGCGGGCTGCCCGGTCGTCGTCAAGGCCCACCCCGACCACCCGGCGCTCTCCGAGCTGGTCGCCAAGGTGCTGCGCATCGCCGCCGCCGAGCACGGCATCCCGGCCGGCGTCGTCGGCCTGGTGCACGGCTTCGAGGCCGGCATCGAACTGATCAGGCACCCGCTGCTCGCCGCGGCCGGCTTCACCGGTTCCGTACGAGGGGGCCGCGCCCTCTTCGACGCGGCCGCCGCCCGCCCGGTCCCGATCCCCTTCCACGGCGAGCTGGGCTCCCTGAACCCGGTCGTCGTCACCGAGGCGGCCGCGACCGAGCGCGGCGAGGCCATCGGCACCGGACTCGCCGGGTCCATGACGCTGGGCGTCGGGCAGTTCTGCGTGAAGCCGGGTCTGGTGCTGGTGCCGTCCGGCGCCGCGGGCGACGGTCTGCTGAAGTCCCTCACGGACGCCGTCAGCGACACCGACGCCGGGGTCCTGCTTGACCACCGGATGCGGGACAACTTCATCGCCGGGGTCGCCGAGCGCACCGAACTGCCGGACGTGCAGTCGCCGGTGACGCCGGGCGCGGGCGGCGAGCACACGGTCAGCGCCGGGTTCCTGACGGTCGCGGCCGACAGGCTCACCACCGAGGGCGCCTACGACCTGCTCCTGGAGGAGTGCTTCGGCCCGGTCACGGTGGTGGCCCGCTACGACGACGACGCGCAGGCGCAGGCCGTGCTGTCCCGGCTGCCCGGCAACCTCACCGCGACGGTCCACCTGTCCGCCGAGGAGGCGGCCGGCGAGGGACGCGGCGCGGAGATCCTCGCCGAGCTGACGCCGCTGGCGGGGCGCGTGCTCGTCAACGGCTGGCCGACGGGTGTTGCCGTGGCACCGGCCCAGCACCACGGCGGTCCGTACCCGGCGACGACTTCGACGTCCACGTCGGTGGGGGGTACCGCCATCGAGCGGTGGCTGCGGCCGGTGGTCTATCAGGGGGCGCCTGCGGCGCTGCTTCCTGCGGAGCTTCGGGACGAGAATCCGCTGGGGCTGCCTCGGAGGTTCAACGGGCGGTTGGAACGCTGA
- a CDS encoding response regulator transcription factor has translation MIRVLVADDEPLIRAGIRMILTSADDIDVVAEAADGREAVETARRTAVDVALLDIQMPVMDGLTALAELGRAAPDVRVLILTTFGERDNVLRALGHGGAGFLLKDSAPQELIHAVRAAAAGNAYLSPAATRHVVDTLASPAATARGEEARRRLAGLTAREREVLALLGEGLSNADAGSRLHMSEATVKTYVSRILTKLDCDNRVQAALLARDAGLESNTG, from the coding sequence GTGATCCGGGTCCTCGTCGCCGACGACGAGCCGCTCATCAGGGCCGGCATCAGGATGATCCTCACCTCGGCGGACGACATCGACGTCGTCGCGGAGGCGGCGGACGGGCGGGAAGCGGTGGAGACCGCACGGCGCACCGCGGTCGACGTGGCCCTGCTGGACATCCAGATGCCGGTGATGGACGGGCTGACCGCGCTGGCCGAGCTGGGCCGGGCCGCGCCGGACGTACGGGTGCTGATCCTGACCACGTTCGGCGAGCGCGACAACGTGCTGCGGGCGCTCGGTCACGGTGGCGCGGGGTTCCTGCTGAAGGACTCCGCGCCGCAGGAGCTGATCCACGCGGTCCGTGCGGCGGCGGCCGGCAACGCCTATCTCTCCCCCGCCGCCACCCGGCACGTGGTGGACACCCTCGCCTCCCCCGCCGCCACCGCGCGCGGCGAGGAGGCCCGCCGCCGGCTGGCCGGCCTGACGGCCCGCGAACGCGAGGTCCTGGCCCTGCTCGGCGAGGGCCTGTCCAACGCGGACGCGGGCAGCCGCCTGCACATGAGCGAGGCCACGGTGAAGACGTACGTCAGCCGCATCCTGACCAAGCTCGACTGCGACAACAGGGTCCAGGCAGCCCTCCTGGCCCGGGACGCGGGCCTGGAGTCGAACACGGGCTGA